In the Desulfuromonas sp. DDH964 genome, TACCGACCACCTCCGGGTCGGAGCGCCGGTAGAGGCGGATGCCGGTATCGTTGCCGGTCAGGACGTTGCTGACCAGCTGCGGCCGGGCGGCACGGTCCACCAGGATCCCGATGGTATTTCCCTCGAAGCGGTTCCCTTCCACCCGCGGATCGCTGCCGAAATTGGCCACCATCAGGCCGGTCGCATTCATCTCGAAACGGTTCTTGCGAAAGGCGGCAGGGTTGGCGCGGAAGATATAGGCACCGAATTTTCCGTTGCTGCGAAACAGGTTCTCCTCGACTTCCGGCACCGCCTCGTCCTTGATGAAAAGACCGACCTTGCGGTTCCCCTCGAAGCGACAGCCGCTCACCCGTGCCGCGCATTTCTGGCGCAGCTCCATGCCGACCTCGTTGTCGCGCAGCTCCAGCTCTTCAAGGCGCGGACTGCCACCGATCGCCATGATCCCGGTTCTGGCACCACTGATCCGGCAGTTGCGCAGGATTGTGGTCCCGTCGCACCCCTTGAGCATGACCCCCTCCCAGTCCCCGTCGAATACGGCCTGCTCCGCAACCAGCCGGCCGGCGACTTCCAGCCGTCCGCCACGGAAATTCACCCGGGTGCCGGGGGCCAGGATCAGTTCGGCACCAGGCTCGACCCGGACCGTTTCGTCGATTTGCACGCTACCGCTCCAGTGCACCGTGCCGACGAGGCTGCCGGCACGGCCGACTGTCGGAAGCATCAGCAAGGCCAGGGCAATCAACAGAATCCGGCCCATCACCAGACCTCGCGCAGGACCAGAGCACCGAGATCCTGCTCCCGGTCGGCAACGACGTCGACCCCGTGGTCGGGACGACCGTCGAAGGTCCCGACCCACTCCCCGGGCTCGAGGGGGCCGCCGAAAGTGCTGCGGGCGCCGACAAAATAACTGCCACCGCTGCCGAGGTAGAGGTTAAAGCGGCCGTCGCTGCCGGTCGGATCGCTGATATAGGTCGGTTTGCCGATCATGCGACTGTCGAGGTAGGCGAAGACATAGATCCCTTTAAGGGGATGGCCATCCTGGTCAACGGCTTGACCGCTGAGAGCGGTAGCAGTGGCAGCGAATTTCCCGGCGGCGTGACGCTGCCGGAACTGTTCCGCATCGACCGGGGTGAGGGGGAAATCGCCGAGGTCAAGTTCCTGGCCGTGTGCCACACTGACCGGATTGCCGGCGAAACTGCCATTGAGATCGCCGGGACTCGGCTCGCCGAGCCGGGAACCGTCGGCCCGCTTGCGCGCTGCCAGATAATAACGGCCGGCCGGTACCTTGATCTGAAACCGGCCATCGGCCTCCGTCTGCACCGCCTCACCATAGGAGGGGCCCATCAGCCCCGCCGCAGATTCGGTATAGAGATAGACGTAAGCGCGGGCGAGGGGCAAACCGGCAGCCGTAACCCGGCCGCGCAGGACGGTCCCCGGATCAGCAACCAGCGCACCATCGCGGCCCATTTCGCGCAGGCTGAAAGCCGGCACCTGGCGCATCTGGTTTTCGACCTCGAGGGGATTGGCCGGGCATTCGGCCATCAGCATCTGCGGGTGCCCACCCCCCTCCTCCCGTTTCTTGGCGATCACAAAGTAGCGGCCGGTGGGG is a window encoding:
- a CDS encoding right-handed parallel beta-helix repeat-containing protein, whose translation is MGRILLIALALLMLPTVGRAGSLVGTVHWSGSVQIDETVRVEPGAELILAPGTRVNFRGGRLEVAGRLVAEQAVFDGDWEGVMLKGCDGTTILRNCRISGARTGIMAIGGSPRLEELELRDNEVGMELRQKCAARVSGCRFEGNRKVGLFIKDEAVPEVEENLFRSNGKFGAYIFRANPAAFRKNRFEMNATGLMVANFGSDPRVEGNRFEGNTIGILVDRAARPQLVSNVLTGNDTGIRLYRRSDPEVVGNRLKGNRIAVSLAYSCYPQLHDNDFSANATALLLEYQSSRWEAEKGSAARAAEVAGRGAFGQAPRGEVSEEQRRARTLDGVVDARNNWWGVAGTAELQRLASDGNPTFIQDGRDTPTFTEGGKDYPLDLVRFAPWRSAPATEQP
- a CDS encoding MSCRAMM family protein, which gives rise to MKRFCFAAIGLLLILSLSGCPRGGESGLEGTILFGDRPLAGAQVEVYLKAEKDRATLPFSVASTDDAGRYRLSLPTGRYFVIAKKREEGGGHPQMLMAECPANPLEVENQMRQVPAFSLREMGRDGALVADPGTVLRGRVTAAGLPLARAYVYLYTESAAGLMGPSYGEAVQTEADGRFQIKVPAGRYYLAARKRADGSRLGEPSPGDLNGSFAGNPVSVAHGQELDLGDFPLTPVDAEQFRQRHAAGKFAATATALSGQAVDQDGHPLKGIYVFAYLDSRMIGKPTYISDPTGSDGRFNLYLGSGGSYFVGARSTFGGPLEPGEWVGTFDGRPDHGVDVVADREQDLGALVLREVW